A genome region from Phoenix dactylifera cultivar Barhee BC4 chromosome 18, palm_55x_up_171113_PBpolish2nd_filt_p, whole genome shotgun sequence includes the following:
- the LOC103724135 gene encoding uncharacterized protein At1g76070-like has translation MEKPRRAKATKIFSFLPKPTSFSVSHPPLSPGRENASKPKAFHNKAFSGPIISIVPVEARRKEKNGGSFDAQEPTSPKVSCIGQIKRKKVCRSKRSSPPQQERKPRTFIIRRMFRRMVRPSRRTDAAESSEGRPAVLGTAPPLGQMKRFTSGRGTLHDFDWRKVERRQEAATGDRDESDSDEDIYHSAPIVVGDGVVALEPRKEVNLWKRRTLAPPVPLQLN, from the coding sequence ATGGAGAAACCAAGAAGAGCGAAGGCCACCAAAATCTTCAGTTTCCTTCCAAAGCCAACCTCCTTCTCTGTCTCTCACCCTCCGCTCAGCCCCGGTCGCGAGAACGCTTCCAAGCCAAAGGCTTTCCACAACAAAGCTTTCTCGGGCCCGATCATATCGATCGTACCGGTGGAGGCTCGACGTAAGGAGAAGAATGGAGGCAGCTTTGATGCGCAGGAGCCAACCTCTCCGAAAGTTTCGTGCATCGGCCAAATCAAGCGCAAGAAAGTTTGCCGGTCGAAGCGGTCGTCGCCGCCCCAACAAGAGCGGAAGCCGCGAACTTTTATCATCCGCAGGATGTTTCGACGCATGGTCAGGCCAAGCCGGAGAACCGATGCGGCGGAGAGCAGCGAGGGGAGGCCTGCAGTGCTTGGCACAGCGCCACCATTAGGCCAGATGAAGCGGTTCACCAGCGGGCGTGGGACGTTACATGACTTCGATTGGAGGAAGGTTGAGAGGAGGCAGGAGGCTGCGACTGGGGATCGAGATGAGTCGGACTCTGATGAAGACATTTACCACTCTGCACCAATCGTGGTGGGTGATGGAGTGGTGGCTTTGGAGCCAAGGAAGGAGGTCAACCTTTGGAAGAGAAGGACCTTGGCTCCACCCGTTCCTCTTCAATTGAACTGA